In one window of Prionailurus bengalensis isolate Pbe53 chromosome B3, Fcat_Pben_1.1_paternal_pri, whole genome shotgun sequence DNA:
- the FAM98B gene encoding protein FAM98B, whose protein sequence is MRGPESGPEPTMEGDVLDTLEALGYKGPLLEEQALTKAAEGGLSSPEFSELCVWLGSQIKSLCNLEESITSAGRDDLESFQLEISGFLKEMACPYSVLISGDIKDRLKKKDDCLKLLLFLSTELQALQILQNKKRKNSQLDKNSEIYQEVEAICDTLGVPKSATSDIPLMLNQVESKVKDILSKVQKNHVGKPLLKIDLNLEQAEQLERINEALSCEYECRRRMLMKRLDVTVQSFGWSDRAKVKTDDIARIYQPKRYALSPKTTITLAHLLAAREDLSKIIRTSSGSSREKTACAINKVLMGRVPDRGGRPNEIEPPPPEMPPWQKRQEGGGRGGWGGGGGGGGRGGGGGGRGGWGGGGGWGGGGGGGGGGGGGWGGSGGGGGRGGGFQGRGDYGGRGDYGGRGGGYGGRGGGYGGRGYGDPYGGGGGGYRRY, encoded by the exons GTACAAGGGACCACTGTTAGAAGAGCAAGCCCTTACCAAGGCAGCAGAGGGTGGACTGTCTTCGCCTGAATTTTCAGAGCTCTGTGTTTGGTTAGGCTCTCAGATAAAATCATTGTGCAACTTGGAAGAAAGTATCACTTCAGCTG ggagagatGATCTAGAAAGCTTCCAGCTTGAGATAAGtgggtttttaaaagaaatggcatGTCCGTATTCTGTACTCATATCAGGAGATATTAAGGACCGTTTAAAAAAGAAGGATGACTGTTTGAAGCTTCTAT tgTTTTTAAGTACAGAGCTTCAAGCTTTACAGATACTACAGAATAAGAAACGTAAAAATTCTCAATTAGATAAAAACAGTGAAATTTATCAAGAAGTTGAAGCTATCTGTGATACTCTTGGTGTACCCAAGTCAGCAACTTCTGACATTCCGCTTATGCTAAACCAAGTGGAATCAAag gtGAAGGATATTCTCTCAAAAGTCCAGAAAAATCATGTGGGAAAACCACTGCTGAAAATTGATTTAAATCTGGAACAGGCG GAACAACTAGAAAGAATCAATGAAGCTCTTTCCTGTGAATATGAATGCCGCCGGCGGATGTTGATGAAACGATTAGATGTGACAGTGCAGTCCTTTGGTTGGTCTGATAGAGCAAAG GTAAAAACAGATGACATAGCAAGAATTTACCAGCCGAAGCGTTATGCTCTATCACCGAAGACAACGATTACATTGGCACATCTACTTGCTGCTCGTGAAGATCTATCCAAGATCATAAGAACAAGTAGCGGCTCCAGCCGAGAGAAGACGGCATGTGCCATTAATAag GTGCTGATGGGAAGGGTGCCTGACAGAGGAGGAAGGCCAAATGAAATTGAACCGCCGCCCCCGGAAATGCCCCCTTGGCAAAAGAGACAAGAAGGCGGCGGAAGGGGTggttggggtggtgggggtggtgggggtggtcgaggaggtggtgggggtggaagaggtggctggggaggtggaggaggttggggaggtggtgggggaggaggaggaggtggcggaggagggtggggtggaagtgggggagggggcggtagAGGAGGAGGTTTCCAAGGCAGGGGAGATTATGGCGGGAGGGGAGATTatggtggaagaggaggaggctaTGGTGGAAGAGGAGGGGGCTATGGGGGACGAGGTTATGGAGATCCGtatgggggaggtggtggtggataTAGAAGGTATTAA